A single genomic interval of Rubripirellula reticaptiva harbors:
- a CDS encoding TolC family protein, translating into MSRIVRAMVVFAFAAYAANGMVVWGDDDLIEAGNMQAGNAVSDQADPLAWWIDDASQPLLDRPGWVTFDLQTVLHDALAHSPRIQAVSQRTSITLERIVQQDAAFDPSVLLEGKAGRTNEPVGNTLTTGGPSRSIEESYIARAGIQQTGRRGTEVDLSQEIGTLDSNSLFFLPANQGNSRLSLSLTQPLLGRGGQVYNERLLTQAQIDGRVSWQSMRGDVEQQIADIVSAYWLLYELRCHLVQAKGLLAQAAAVESILEARQDFDAGKIELAKARGRVAKRNDRVVQMQAEVQKQQVRLARLIGSEELINGGNQLELIPQAATVYPNLEINLAQAVIQGFENRPEIRSATLAMESAALSINVSRTELMPDLTAVMNGYLAALNGENAIFRSIGDQFSKGGPGLSAGLRYEMPYARRAAKSRYREANYRYQQRSEELREAIQLTHAEIEIALVNVNTAMRQRDTKQRVLVTATEEETILTARWEMMAGEGGNVGTVLETLLDAQQRRADAEREWTTARSQYLTSLVELQRAMGTLLQHESVTPVRSSHDNSVVFSHDIPNHAPLRRTSIPEVTIYRDDGMIDDQHPPVVTGDLQYRMIDEEEFE; encoded by the coding sequence ATGAGTCGCATTGTGCGAGCCATGGTCGTCTTCGCATTTGCTGCCTATGCAGCAAATGGGATGGTTGTATGGGGTGACGACGACTTGATCGAAGCCGGAAACATGCAAGCCGGCAATGCCGTATCCGATCAGGCTGACCCGCTGGCCTGGTGGATCGACGATGCATCGCAACCGTTGCTGGATCGCCCGGGATGGGTCACATTTGATCTGCAAACGGTGCTGCATGATGCACTGGCCCATAGCCCGCGGATTCAGGCAGTTTCACAGCGGACCAGCATCACGTTGGAACGAATCGTTCAACAAGATGCTGCGTTTGACCCCAGTGTGTTGTTGGAAGGCAAGGCCGGACGTACCAACGAACCGGTGGGAAACACGCTGACCACCGGCGGGCCGTCGCGTTCGATCGAAGAATCCTATATCGCCCGCGCTGGGATCCAGCAAACCGGACGGCGGGGCACCGAGGTGGACTTGTCGCAAGAGATCGGGACGCTCGACAGCAACAGTCTGTTCTTCTTACCGGCCAATCAAGGCAATTCGAGACTGAGTCTCAGTTTGACACAGCCACTGCTCGGTCGCGGCGGACAGGTCTACAATGAACGGTTGTTGACCCAAGCACAGATTGACGGACGAGTTTCATGGCAATCGATGCGCGGCGATGTCGAACAACAAATCGCCGACATCGTTTCGGCTTACTGGCTACTGTACGAATTGAGATGTCATCTTGTCCAAGCCAAGGGCTTGCTGGCTCAAGCCGCGGCGGTCGAATCGATCTTAGAAGCACGCCAGGATTTTGACGCTGGCAAAATCGAATTGGCCAAGGCGCGAGGTCGTGTTGCCAAACGCAACGACCGTGTCGTTCAAATGCAGGCCGAGGTCCAGAAGCAACAAGTTCGATTGGCGCGGTTGATCGGATCCGAAGAACTGATCAACGGTGGCAACCAGTTGGAATTGATTCCGCAAGCGGCGACGGTCTATCCGAATCTTGAAATCAATCTGGCGCAAGCGGTCATTCAGGGATTCGAGAATCGGCCCGAAATCCGATCGGCGACTTTGGCGATGGAATCGGCTGCGCTGTCGATCAACGTCTCACGCACGGAACTGATGCCAGACCTGACCGCGGTCATGAATGGCTATCTGGCGGCCTTGAACGGCGAGAATGCGATCTTTCGGTCAATCGGAGATCAATTTTCCAAAGGTGGGCCGGGATTGTCGGCGGGCCTGCGGTACGAGATGCCTTACGCACGCCGCGCCGCCAAGAGTCGCTATCGCGAGGCAAATTACCGCTATCAACAGCGAAGCGAAGAACTGCGCGAAGCGATCCAATTGACACACGCCGAAATTGAAATCGCATTGGTAAACGTCAATACCGCCATGCGACAACGCGACACGAAGCAACGCGTGCTGGTCACGGCGACCGAGGAAGAAACGATCTTGACTGCACGATGGGAAATGATGGCCGGCGAAGGCGGTAACGTGGGCACCGTTCTGGAAACCTTACTGGATGCCCAACAGCGACGGGCTGATGCTGAACGCGAATGGACAACCGCACGCAGCCAGTACTTAACGTCGTTGGTCGAACTTCAACGGGCAATGGGAACGTTGTTGCAACACGAAAGCGTCACCCCCGTCCGTTCGTCCCATGACAACTCGGTCGTCTTCTCGCACGACATTCCCAATCACGCTCCACTCCGTCGAACCTCGATTCCCGAGGTCACGATTTATCGTGACGACGGAATGATTGATGACCAACACCCACCCGTCGTGACGGGCGACCTGCAATATCGAATGATCGATGAAGAGGAGTTCGAATGA
- a CDS encoding efflux RND transporter periplasmic adaptor subunit produces MTMTKFYTIQTLVRHLMQSRGVPRFRRIINVTIINVTLTTLVVVVVVVVTASVGTTAVQAEMQSVLVRTPSQDLYEGLIEPKHTIMIAASEVGLLESLDVEVGDRVSAGEVVARLDDAMQQSAVRIATLQSLMTGERDATKAELDFSQSRAQKLRPLAANGMARPDELARAETELRVSAARYAAAEEQFQLRQLELQRYQLQLERRRVRSPMAGVISRVLRKPGEFISPGEPSVVQMLVVDQLIAVFNIPVEDTPEIRVGAPVRIFLRSTSTKVDAAVTSLAPEIEGESGTLQVRVELDNAEGRMLAGDRCTLRFLPDNASTVQQNPHSQSRSASNPYIRSNHGATTR; encoded by the coding sequence ATGACCATGACCAAATTTTACACCATTCAAACCTTGGTGCGGCACTTGATGCAGAGTCGGGGAGTACCTCGTTTTCGCCGGATCATCAACGTGACGATCATCAACGTCACGTTGACCACCCTCGTCGTCGTTGTCGTCGTTGTCGTCACTGCGTCCGTCGGGACTACCGCCGTCCAAGCGGAGATGCAAAGTGTGCTCGTGCGTACTCCGTCACAGGATTTGTACGAGGGTTTGATCGAACCAAAGCACACCATCATGATCGCGGCAAGTGAAGTCGGTTTGCTTGAGTCGTTGGATGTTGAAGTCGGTGACCGAGTCAGTGCGGGGGAAGTGGTCGCACGCTTGGACGATGCGATGCAACAGTCCGCCGTTAGGATTGCGACGTTGCAGTCGCTGATGACTGGCGAACGGGATGCTACCAAAGCGGAACTCGATTTTTCGCAATCGCGTGCGCAAAAGCTGCGTCCGCTTGCCGCAAACGGGATGGCTCGCCCTGATGAATTGGCCAGAGCCGAAACGGAACTTCGGGTCAGTGCCGCGCGTTATGCGGCTGCCGAAGAGCAGTTTCAATTGCGACAACTCGAATTGCAACGCTATCAGTTGCAGTTGGAACGCCGCCGAGTTCGCTCGCCGATGGCGGGCGTGATTTCGCGAGTGCTGCGAAAACCAGGTGAATTCATTTCGCCTGGTGAACCGTCCGTCGTGCAAATGTTAGTCGTGGATCAGTTGATCGCGGTGTTCAACATTCCGGTCGAAGATACGCCGGAAATCAGGGTAGGTGCGCCGGTGCGGATCTTCCTGCGCAGCACATCAACCAAAGTCGATGCTGCCGTGACTTCGCTTGCTCCCGAAATCGAAGGCGAAAGCGGAACTCTTCAAGTACGCGTCGAATTGGACAATGCCGAGGGCCGAATGTTGGCGGGTGATCGCTGCACGTTGCGGTTCTTGCCTGACAATGCCTCGACGGTTCAGCAGAACCCACACTCGCAATCTCGCTCGGCAAGCAACCCGTACATCCGATCAAATCATGGGGCGACAACCCGATGA
- a CDS encoding efflux RND transporter periplasmic adaptor subunit — MTAALDDAVTKLAAVAGSAPVEVGSEKSTVNAVVLVLIESLASAPSRGDALKQLVASIAAVCPEATVRGGIGKGRMTRFVDARLGWLGPESTLYQKSAAVWEGSSKRRASDQSSNASEVDPQRPSVTRNDRVIEVRMPAPEGSGRCIVWIEGPLGAIDWLPSTLITIGAVLWSRPSRSLPTIALSVVQRSTWALVTVAVLLLLGLFWPVPYRVACTARVETMGGRFVSAPFEATLLAANVRPGDAVEKGEVLCELDGRPLRLEREALISEIGQASKEYDVALAGRKIADAQQSELRRKQLNRQLDLITDRLANLEVISPINGIVVSGDLERHIGSPLELGQSLIEVAPMDTMRIEIEVPEHEIGFVAQGNETRIKIDAIGGASIYMPLQKLHPQSELRNDLNVFVGSIDLGNDAGDFRPGMRGEATIYGPKRPWIWSWVRGGFERLLWWAGY; from the coding sequence ATGACTGCTGCCCTGGATGATGCGGTAACCAAGTTGGCGGCCGTTGCCGGATCGGCGCCCGTTGAAGTTGGGTCAGAAAAATCGACGGTTAATGCCGTGGTGCTTGTGTTGATCGAATCACTTGCGTCGGCGCCAAGTCGCGGCGATGCGCTAAAGCAACTGGTAGCTTCGATTGCCGCGGTCTGTCCCGAAGCCACCGTGCGTGGCGGCATCGGAAAAGGCCGAATGACGCGTTTTGTCGATGCGCGTCTGGGTTGGCTTGGCCCTGAAAGTACTCTGTATCAAAAATCGGCCGCCGTTTGGGAAGGCAGTTCAAAACGTCGCGCCAGCGATCAGTCAAGCAACGCATCCGAGGTGGATCCGCAGCGTCCTTCTGTCACTCGTAATGATCGTGTCATCGAAGTTCGAATGCCGGCACCCGAAGGATCAGGCCGCTGCATCGTCTGGATCGAAGGGCCGCTCGGTGCGATTGATTGGTTGCCGTCGACCTTGATCACGATCGGTGCCGTTTTGTGGAGTCGCCCTTCAAGATCACTGCCGACGATTGCGTTGTCGGTGGTTCAGCGATCAACCTGGGCGTTGGTGACGGTGGCGGTGTTGCTGTTGCTGGGGCTGTTTTGGCCGGTTCCTTACCGAGTCGCATGCACGGCGCGAGTCGAAACGATGGGTGGACGGTTCGTGTCGGCGCCTTTCGAAGCCACCTTGCTTGCCGCCAACGTTCGGCCAGGCGATGCGGTTGAAAAGGGTGAAGTGCTTTGCGAGCTTGACGGCCGACCGCTTCGGTTAGAACGCGAGGCTTTGATTTCGGAAATCGGGCAAGCATCGAAAGAGTACGACGTCGCCTTGGCGGGACGCAAAATTGCCGATGCTCAGCAGTCTGAACTCCGGCGCAAGCAGTTGAATCGTCAACTTGATTTGATCACCGATCGGCTTGCAAATCTAGAAGTGATCAGCCCAATCAACGGGATCGTCGTCAGCGGAGACTTGGAACGACACATTGGTTCACCGCTTGAACTGGGGCAAAGCCTGATCGAGGTGGCGCCCATGGACACGATGCGAATCGAAATTGAAGTGCCTGAGCATGAAATTGGTTTCGTCGCACAGGGAAATGAGACACGTATCAAGATCGATGCGATCGGCGGAGCGTCGATATACATGCCACTGCAAAAATTGCATCCTCAGTCGGAATTGCGCAACGACCTTAACGTGTTCGTGGGCTCGATCGATTTAGGAAATGATGCCGGTGATTTTCGTCCTGGTATGCGAGGCGAAGCGACGATCTATGGTCCCAAGCGGCCCTGGATTTGGTCGTGGGTCCGCGGCGGATTCGAACGATTATTGTGGTGGGCGGGATATTGA
- a CDS encoding site-2 protease family protein: MIRMDSAVEFTSREIGSQTQVFAHHQSIGKFFQLGPEEYRIASLFDGTRTMSDVVAQLELDGMDWEPAEVAELVQRFVSCGIAHAMPVAGAASPTTAAAPKSSPQANKPNVFSQLLPKSLSMIISQRIPLLQGDRIAASLERRVGSIFSTNGICIWILLVASGLMLVFGHHHEFAIELRRMFDPGMWMVLFVIWVVSKVIHELGHAVAAKYHGVRVGKIGIMFFLFAPLAYVDVTDAWKLRSRWSRIQIALGGVYVELAFAAVAAWTWWFLPAGMAKHLAAQFFMISGPATLLVNANPLLRLDGYFVVGDLVEIPNLRMHGRNHCAAWIEKVLVNIPSPRPLLTGWRRTFATVHAVASVAFQIVWMSGLVIGISIWAKGLGIALAIVAAVLWCVFPLTKWVLKVWMYQSDQKRFFTSQRYRLVMLGFFVFSTLPSLSIVHSPMDRRVPVVVRFHDEQIARSATEAFVRKVHVTSGQRVSHGTLLIELDNPELKMKRDQKADDLQLAELRAIQLRRQHQLAMAASELETAESLRRQLDELNQQVRSLSIVAEREGFVIGLGVEQLQGRFVHPGDELLRVADPQEKELLVSVGPSDVEAFGKVTAQKLPGAVRLRGGQSFQATPMTLRPRARTTLPHPALAATVGGPLPVEPSPDDDGQWRVVDPQMESVTPLDPITSLDIHAGQIGTLSITDNRTIASRLYDAMSR; the protein is encoded by the coding sequence ATGATTCGTATGGACTCGGCCGTCGAGTTTACGAGCCGCGAAATCGGTTCCCAGACTCAGGTCTTCGCGCATCACCAGTCGATTGGGAAATTCTTTCAGCTCGGCCCGGAAGAATATCGGATCGCAAGCCTATTTGATGGGACGCGGACGATGTCAGACGTTGTCGCACAGTTAGAACTCGATGGGATGGACTGGGAACCGGCCGAGGTGGCTGAACTGGTCCAGCGATTCGTTTCTTGTGGAATCGCCCATGCCATGCCTGTCGCGGGCGCTGCGTCGCCCACGACGGCCGCCGCGCCGAAAAGTTCGCCGCAAGCCAACAAGCCGAATGTGTTTTCGCAGCTCTTGCCGAAATCGCTTTCGATGATCATTAGCCAACGAATTCCGTTGCTTCAAGGTGATCGAATCGCAGCCTCGCTTGAACGGCGTGTCGGATCGATCTTTTCGACCAACGGAATTTGCATTTGGATTTTATTGGTGGCAAGCGGTTTGATGCTGGTGTTTGGACACCATCACGAGTTTGCGATTGAACTGCGACGGATGTTTGACCCCGGCATGTGGATGGTGTTGTTTGTGATTTGGGTGGTGTCCAAGGTCATCCACGAATTGGGACACGCTGTTGCAGCCAAGTATCACGGCGTGCGTGTTGGCAAGATTGGCATCATGTTCTTTCTGTTTGCGCCGCTCGCGTACGTGGACGTGACTGACGCCTGGAAGCTGCGCAGCCGCTGGAGCCGTATTCAAATCGCACTTGGTGGCGTGTATGTCGAACTTGCCTTCGCCGCAGTGGCCGCCTGGACGTGGTGGTTCTTGCCAGCCGGAATGGCAAAGCATTTGGCGGCTCAGTTCTTCATGATTTCGGGGCCTGCGACGTTATTGGTCAACGCGAATCCGTTGTTACGGCTAGACGGATACTTTGTTGTTGGTGACTTGGTCGAAATTCCAAATCTGCGGATGCACGGACGCAACCACTGCGCGGCATGGATCGAAAAAGTACTAGTCAATATTCCCTCGCCGCGGCCACTGTTGACGGGTTGGCGACGTACTTTTGCGACGGTTCACGCGGTAGCTAGCGTAGCTTTTCAAATCGTTTGGATGTCCGGTTTGGTGATCGGTATTTCAATCTGGGCCAAAGGCTTGGGGATTGCGTTGGCCATCGTGGCGGCCGTCCTGTGGTGCGTGTTCCCGTTGACTAAGTGGGTATTGAAAGTCTGGATGTATCAGTCCGACCAGAAACGATTCTTCACGAGTCAGCGTTATCGATTGGTGATGCTTGGTTTTTTTGTCTTTTCAACTTTGCCGTCGCTTAGCATTGTTCATTCGCCAATGGATCGGCGAGTTCCGGTGGTGGTCCGTTTTCATGATGAACAAATCGCTCGATCGGCAACCGAAGCTTTCGTGCGAAAAGTTCACGTGACGTCCGGTCAACGCGTCAGCCATGGAACACTGCTGATCGAGCTGGACAATCCAGAGTTGAAGATGAAACGAGATCAGAAAGCTGACGATTTGCAATTGGCAGAATTGCGAGCCATTCAACTTCGTCGTCAGCATCAGTTGGCGATGGCGGCAAGCGAGTTGGAAACGGCCGAATCGCTTCGCCGGCAACTTGATGAACTGAACCAACAGGTACGTTCGTTGTCGATCGTTGCCGAACGAGAGGGGTTTGTGATCGGTTTAGGAGTCGAGCAACTGCAAGGACGGTTTGTTCATCCGGGCGACGAACTGCTGCGTGTCGCGGATCCTCAAGAGAAAGAACTGTTGGTTTCGGTCGGACCAAGCGACGTCGAGGCGTTTGGAAAAGTAACGGCGCAAAAGTTGCCCGGCGCTGTGCGACTGCGAGGCGGCCAATCTTTCCAGGCGACTCCGATGACCTTGCGCCCGAGGGCGCGAACGACGCTGCCGCATCCGGCACTCGCTGCAACCGTCGGTGGCCCCCTGCCGGTGGAACCGTCGCCGGACGACGACGGTCAGTGGCGAGTGGTTGATCCGCAAATGGAAAGTGTCACGCCGCTCGATCCCATCACAAGCCTGGATATTCATGCAGGCCAGATCGGGACTCTTTCGATCACTGACAATCGCACGATCGCATCGCGTCTGTACGATGCGATGAGCCGCTAA
- the pgsB gene encoding poly-gamma-glutamate synthase PgsB, which yields MLSLGLIAGGTAALAAAACAENAWHQRNLRRIPIRIHVNGTRGKSSVVRLIAGGLRAGNIRTCAKTTGTVPRMIFPDGSEATVFRPSRANIMEQRRIVRAASLLKADALVVECMALQPQLQSICELKLVQSTHGVITNARADHLDVMGPDVTGVTRALCGTVPVGGTLYTAEQRRGPRTEMAKAALDRGSDMVPILDDAIAEISWEDLDGFSHIEHPDNVALALRICGDLGVDRQTALQGMWNATADPGVMRLFHVGESNQPMVFVSAFAANDPESTGHSWNTLVKRYESVERRIALFNCREDRVDRSLQLAEACVRWQPADHYVLSGTGTEAFARKAIQSGLSKDRLTIADSEPTPKLLHLLRGQSGRSSMVMGMGNIAGPGMELLDFFQSTQATKWAPAANQHRFSSDELVVKEAA from the coding sequence ATGCTCAGTCTTGGACTGATTGCCGGCGGAACCGCTGCGCTCGCAGCGGCCGCATGTGCCGAAAACGCTTGGCACCAACGAAATCTGCGTCGCATCCCCATTCGAATTCACGTCAACGGAACGCGCGGGAAATCCAGTGTGGTTCGATTGATTGCCGGCGGGCTGCGTGCCGGTAATATCCGCACGTGTGCAAAGACCACGGGGACTGTCCCACGAATGATTTTTCCCGACGGCAGCGAGGCCACCGTGTTTCGTCCGTCTCGCGCCAACATCATGGAGCAGCGCCGAATCGTCCGTGCGGCGTCATTACTGAAAGCCGATGCGTTGGTCGTCGAGTGCATGGCGCTGCAGCCGCAGTTGCAATCGATTTGCGAATTAAAATTGGTTCAGTCCACTCACGGAGTGATCACCAATGCCCGAGCAGACCACTTGGATGTGATGGGCCCGGACGTGACAGGTGTTACGCGAGCCCTTTGCGGAACCGTTCCGGTCGGTGGCACACTTTACACGGCCGAACAACGTCGTGGCCCACGTACGGAAATGGCCAAAGCAGCGCTGGATCGTGGTTCCGATATGGTGCCGATTTTGGACGATGCGATTGCGGAAATCAGTTGGGAAGACCTGGACGGATTTTCGCACATTGAACACCCCGACAACGTCGCCCTTGCGCTACGCATTTGCGGTGACCTGGGTGTGGATCGTCAAACTGCTCTGCAGGGCATGTGGAACGCCACGGCCGACCCGGGCGTGATGCGTCTGTTTCATGTCGGCGAAAGCAACCAGCCGATGGTTTTTGTCAGCGCTTTTGCGGCCAACGATCCTGAATCAACAGGACACAGTTGGAATACGCTGGTCAAACGATACGAGAGTGTCGAGCGACGGATTGCGTTGTTCAATTGTCGCGAAGACCGTGTTGATCGATCGCTGCAATTGGCCGAGGCGTGCGTGCGTTGGCAACCGGCTGACCACTATGTGTTGTCCGGCACCGGTACCGAAGCATTCGCTCGAAAAGCGATTCAGAGCGGTTTGTCAAAAGATCGACTGACGATCGCTGATTCCGAGCCGACACCGAAACTGTTGCACTTGTTGCGTGGTCAATCGGGACGTTCATCGATGGTCATGGGGATGGGGAACATCGCCGGCCCAGGAATGGAGTTGTTGGACTTTTTTCAATCCACGCAGGCGACCAAGTGGGCGCCGGCTGCGAATCAGCATCGTTTTAGCTCAGACGAATTGGTCGTGAAGGAGGCCGCATAA
- the pgsC gene encoding poly-gamma-glutamate biosynthesis protein PgsC has protein sequence MENQLVAIAIGLIVSLIVTECLGLSVGGMIVPGYIALSLHQPIAVLLTIVAAAATWGLVRIVSQYAMLFGRRRVVMTVMIGFTVGMAFRGLAEMFFSHAAVGSMASEAANPVVMIGFIIPGLIALWFERQGLIETLSPMMSAAVLVRLVLILVGVETLV, from the coding sequence ATGGAAAATCAGTTAGTCGCGATCGCTATCGGCTTGATCGTCAGTTTGATCGTCACGGAATGTTTAGGCCTTAGTGTCGGCGGCATGATCGTGCCCGGCTACATCGCCCTGTCGCTGCACCAACCGATCGCAGTGTTGTTGACCATCGTGGCGGCTGCGGCCACGTGGGGATTGGTTCGAATCGTTTCACAGTACGCGATGCTGTTTGGACGTCGCCGAGTGGTGATGACCGTCATGATCGGATTTACCGTGGGCATGGCGTTCCGCGGATTGGCCGAGATGTTTTTCAGTCACGCAGCCGTCGGATCGATGGCCAGTGAGGCAGCAAACCCCGTGGTCATGATCGGATTCATCATTCCCGGATTGATCGCATTGTGGTTTGAACGCCAAGGTTTGATTGAGACGTTGTCGCCGATGATGTCCGCTGCTGTCTTGGTTCGACTGGTTCTAATTCTCGTTGGCGTGGAGACTCTCGTATGA
- the pgsW gene encoding poly-gamma-glutamate system protein, translating to MNTNNQPGLKRPFQVMYWRPKKISRTWLWCSMFVSLAGMAAVEHWPKRTTSSDQETLLAAATDAQSSMQFIAEMQSERGHRVLSALDPQASHLIGPSMSMVTSKIGSLSSKQTSINPNFAAVVVRWLIDAGVKPGDRVAIGASGSWPALNIAVYSAIKAMDLRPTVILSAGSSQYGANSPDMMWVDMERELHSAGLTSIKAGAASLGGLHDRAAGMTPATRQLLLSAIERNSVELIESPTLAESIDQRMQRYDVQSNDNTYSAYINVGGSSASIGGTLGQEFYLPGVRSVGPENAGSLASVPDCVATRMLAKNVPVIHVGNAQKVAEQFGFPIAPAVMPSVGDGLVYAKTAHRMPLVASVMVLITFAMSWIVLPGWPIRILRRIRPTSTPQDLCPASIPAKLEWMA from the coding sequence ATGAACACAAACAATCAACCGGGACTGAAGCGTCCATTCCAAGTCATGTACTGGCGTCCCAAGAAGATCTCGCGGACTTGGCTGTGGTGTTCGATGTTCGTGTCGCTGGCCGGCATGGCGGCGGTCGAGCACTGGCCGAAACGTACAACGTCCAGTGATCAAGAAACCCTGCTCGCCGCAGCCACCGACGCCCAATCGTCGATGCAGTTCATTGCTGAAATGCAGTCGGAAAGGGGACACCGCGTCCTGTCGGCTCTCGACCCCCAGGCTTCTCATTTGATTGGACCTTCGATGTCGATGGTGACCAGCAAGATTGGTTCGCTGTCTTCGAAGCAAACTTCGATCAATCCGAATTTCGCGGCCGTCGTCGTCCGCTGGCTGATCGATGCCGGTGTCAAACCCGGTGACCGTGTGGCGATCGGAGCAAGCGGTTCGTGGCCCGCGTTGAACATCGCAGTCTATTCGGCAATCAAGGCAATGGACCTGCGTCCGACCGTGATTTTGTCAGCCGGGTCAAGCCAGTACGGTGCAAACTCGCCCGACATGATGTGGGTCGACATGGAACGTGAACTACATTCCGCGGGGCTGACGTCAATCAAGGCCGGCGCCGCGTCGCTGGGCGGATTGCACGATCGGGCCGCCGGGATGACACCGGCGACTCGGCAACTATTGCTCAGTGCGATCGAGCGTAATTCGGTCGAGCTGATCGAATCACCTACGCTTGCTGAATCGATTGACCAACGAATGCAACGTTATGATGTGCAGTCCAATGACAATACGTATTCGGCTTACATCAATGTCGGTGGAAGTTCGGCATCGATTGGTGGAACGTTGGGGCAAGAGTTTTATCTGCCAGGCGTCCGGTCGGTTGGACCCGAAAACGCCGGTTCGCTTGCCAGTGTGCCTGACTGTGTCGCGACCAGAATGCTTGCGAAAAACGTTCCAGTGATTCACGTCGGCAACGCGCAAAAGGTGGCCGAGCAGTTTGGATTCCCGATCGCGCCGGCTGTCATGCCATCGGTCGGGGATGGACTGGTCTATGCCAAGACGGCGCATCGAATGCCGTTGGTGGCAAGCGTGATGGTCTTGATCACGTTTGCGATGTCATGGATCGTGTTGCCCGGTTGGCCAATTCGGATTTTGCGACGGATTCGTCCGACATCAACGCCGCAGGACCTTTGCCCAGCATCCATTCCAGCGAAATTGGAATGGATGGCGTGA
- the cdd gene encoding cytidine deaminase, translating to MTELKPHEIEKLVHSAIAARDQAYAPHSHFYVGAAMLMEDGETICGCNVENASYSMCLCAERVAASTAVASGYRKWRAIAIASVGGVTPCGACRQFLSEFCTDTLVVMVDVIDGSRRTRQLSQLLPDAFDASSLPSHH from the coding sequence ATGACTGAACTGAAACCTCACGAAATTGAAAAGCTGGTTCATTCCGCTATCGCAGCACGCGACCAAGCTTATGCACCACACAGTCATTTCTATGTTGGCGCCGCGATGTTGATGGAGGACGGCGAAACGATCTGTGGATGCAACGTCGAAAACGCCAGCTACTCGATGTGCTTGTGTGCCGAACGAGTCGCAGCATCCACGGCCGTTGCGAGCGGCTATCGAAAATGGCGAGCCATTGCGATCGCGAGTGTCGGCGGTGTAACCCCATGTGGCGCATGCCGGCAATTCTTGTCCGAGTTCTGCACCGATACGCTCGTCGTGATGGTCGATGTCATCGACGGATCACGACGCACCCGTCAACTAAGCCAACTGCTGCCCGACGCGTTCGACGCGTCGAGCTTGCCAAGTCATCACTAG